A section of the Jaculus jaculus isolate mJacJac1 chromosome 6, mJacJac1.mat.Y.cur, whole genome shotgun sequence genome encodes:
- the Tifab gene encoding TRAF-interacting protein with FHA domain-containing protein B isoform X1 encodes MLCGIRRLSSMDRTLTVLHVNLYHPTLGPAAFTSVPQQLQHDTSPLLVGRGHGAHLQLQLPQLSRCHLSLEPYLEKGNTVMAFCLKVLSRKSCVWVNGLPLRYLEQVPLGASNKISFSNIQMVVRIEGGTSLEAFTCLFHLSPSPLIYRPRAEETDEWESIFQEEPPVALGESIPGLLGFSHGPSQTCTAVSCQALEEEQK; translated from the exons ATGCTCTGTGGGATCAGAAG GCTCTCATCCATGGACAGGACCCTCACCGTTCTGCATGTGAACCTGTACCACCCCACACTGGGCCCAGCCGCCTTCACCAGTGTCCCACAGCAGCTGCAGCATGACACCAGCCCACTGCTGGTGGGGCGGGGGCACGGTGCCCACCTCCAGCTGCAGCTGCCCCAGCTTTCTCGCTGCCACTTGTCTCTGGAGCCCTACCTGGAGAAGGGTAACACGGTGATGGCCTTCTGCCTCAAGGTCCTGAGCCGCAAGAGCTGTGTATGGGTTAACGGGCTGCCACTGAGGTACCTCGAACAGGTCCCACTGGGTGCCAGCAACAAGATCTCCTTCTCCAACATCCAGATGGTAGTCCGCATCGAGGGCGGCACCTCGCTGGAGGCCTTCACCTGCTTATTCCATCTCAGCCCCTCGCCCCTGATTTACAGACCCAGAGCCGAGGAGACTGACGAGTGGGAAAGCATCTTCCAGGAGGAGCCTCCTGTGGCTTTGGGGGAGTCAATTCCAGGTCTCTTGGGGTTTTCCCATGGCCCCTCCCAGACATGCACAGCTGTCTCCTGCCAAGCCCTGGAGGAGGAACAGAAATAA
- the Tifab gene encoding TRAF-interacting protein with FHA domain-containing protein B isoform X2, which yields MDRTLTVLHVNLYHPTLGPAAFTSVPQQLQHDTSPLLVGRGHGAHLQLQLPQLSRCHLSLEPYLEKGNTVMAFCLKVLSRKSCVWVNGLPLRYLEQVPLGASNKISFSNIQMVVRIEGGTSLEAFTCLFHLSPSPLIYRPRAEETDEWESIFQEEPPVALGESIPGLLGFSHGPSQTCTAVSCQALEEEQK from the coding sequence ATGGACAGGACCCTCACCGTTCTGCATGTGAACCTGTACCACCCCACACTGGGCCCAGCCGCCTTCACCAGTGTCCCACAGCAGCTGCAGCATGACACCAGCCCACTGCTGGTGGGGCGGGGGCACGGTGCCCACCTCCAGCTGCAGCTGCCCCAGCTTTCTCGCTGCCACTTGTCTCTGGAGCCCTACCTGGAGAAGGGTAACACGGTGATGGCCTTCTGCCTCAAGGTCCTGAGCCGCAAGAGCTGTGTATGGGTTAACGGGCTGCCACTGAGGTACCTCGAACAGGTCCCACTGGGTGCCAGCAACAAGATCTCCTTCTCCAACATCCAGATGGTAGTCCGCATCGAGGGCGGCACCTCGCTGGAGGCCTTCACCTGCTTATTCCATCTCAGCCCCTCGCCCCTGATTTACAGACCCAGAGCCGAGGAGACTGACGAGTGGGAAAGCATCTTCCAGGAGGAGCCTCCTGTGGCTTTGGGGGAGTCAATTCCAGGTCTCTTGGGGTTTTCCCATGGCCCCTCCCAGACATGCACAGCTGTCTCCTGCCAAGCCCTGGAGGAGGAACAGAAATAA